In Alteromonas mediterranea DE, a single genomic region encodes these proteins:
- a CDS encoding iron-containing alcohol dehydrogenase produces the protein MLNFTFKNQTEILFGKGQLSEVSLRLPAKAKVLFLYGGGSIKKNGIYDKVNTALEGADVIEFQGVEPNPEFETLMKAVQVARENDVNFILAVGGGSVIDGAKFIAAAVNFEGDPWDILIKGAAFENPLPVGAVLTLPATGSESNGNSVVNRKETSQKRAFSSETVQPVFAVLDPEFTYSLPPRQVSNGVVDAFVHVIEQYLTYPVNAPLQDRFAEGILQTLVQEGPKALATPEDYDVRANVMWSATMALNGLIGKGVPQDWGTHMIGHELTALHGLDHAVTLAIVLPSLMFVQRDKKQEKILQLGERVFGIKEDDKDKAIDLTIKAVQDFFESMQIKTRLSDYDIEKSAIDGLVENLERNGLTALGEHGDIDLVKAREILTLAA, from the coding sequence ATGCTTAATTTTACATTTAAAAATCAAACCGAAATTTTATTCGGCAAAGGCCAGCTTAGTGAAGTGTCTTTGCGCCTGCCGGCAAAAGCAAAAGTTCTGTTTTTATACGGCGGTGGCTCTATAAAAAAGAATGGTATTTACGACAAAGTTAATACCGCACTGGAAGGTGCCGACGTTATAGAGTTTCAAGGCGTTGAGCCCAATCCTGAGTTCGAAACCCTTATGAAAGCGGTTCAGGTTGCTCGCGAAAACGACGTAAACTTTATCTTAGCGGTTGGCGGCGGTAGCGTTATTGACGGCGCTAAATTCATTGCCGCGGCGGTAAATTTTGAAGGCGATCCGTGGGACATATTGATAAAAGGCGCGGCATTTGAAAACCCATTACCAGTGGGTGCAGTATTAACACTTCCTGCAACGGGCTCAGAGAGCAACGGCAATTCGGTGGTAAACCGTAAAGAAACCTCGCAAAAACGCGCTTTTTCTTCAGAAACAGTACAACCTGTTTTTGCGGTTCTTGACCCAGAATTCACGTATTCACTGCCACCGCGCCAGGTATCGAACGGTGTGGTTGATGCCTTCGTTCACGTAATTGAGCAGTACCTTACATACCCTGTGAATGCGCCGCTTCAGGACCGTTTTGCTGAAGGTATTTTACAAACACTGGTTCAGGAAGGGCCTAAAGCGCTGGCTACGCCAGAAGATTACGATGTACGTGCAAACGTAATGTGGTCAGCCACAATGGCGCTTAACGGGCTAATTGGCAAGGGCGTACCACAAGATTGGGGCACGCACATGATTGGTCACGAACTTACTGCGCTGCATGGTCTTGATCACGCGGTAACCCTAGCAATTGTCTTGCCTTCACTGATGTTCGTGCAGCGCGACAAGAAACAAGAAAAAATCTTGCAGTTAGGTGAGCGCGTATTTGGTATTAAAGAAGATGACAAAGACAAAGCTATCGACCTAACCATAAAAGCCGTACAGGACTTCTTCGAATCTATGCAGATTAAAACTCGTCTATCAGACTACGACATTGAAAAGTCTGCCATTGATGGGCTTGTTGAAAATCTAGAGCGCAATGGTTTGACTGCCCTTGGTGAACACGGCGACATTGACCTGGTAAAAGCCCGTGAAATCCTAACACTAGCCGCCTAA
- a CDS encoding putative bifunctional diguanylate cyclase/phosphodiesterase: MQVINLFPSTVNITDLLSIRRQRVIQISVVTGCGLFASLLAARGITFDIFLVGILSLLLSAVLAYKRYVATSSYLLLSAMSSMLFALSATGAGVFDIAMLGYPGVIIFAALLGGVALFGTVLSLVLLQCIGLTWLIMHGVVAPHPPVLSWSHLLFVIVIFVVTGFSVFVLVQDIRRLMASLHREYTKVEQNRAHIQHLAHHDPLTNLPNRVMGERLFNEKLRESEESGLQLAVLFIDLDNFKPVNDALGHAAGDRFLQKISQTITDNLSANECLIRFGGDEFIVLAAQIKTRSQIENLCQNLIQWCSSEFEVLQTKIVVSGSIGVAQAPYDGVKFKQLCRKADIAMYEAKRNGRNRFEFYDVRFDEESDEKFSLIQRLRPAVQANALAVYYQPLIDLKTGNICALEALLRWPQEDGSMIFPDRFIPLAESSGLIDTLGAWVLNQACMFCAKQQQNGNSELSIAVNLSFAQFKDGNLPQIVKGALETSQLAPEHLELELTESILADDNGNVIQQLEQIKSLGVTFAIDDFGTGYSNLNYLRTFSAQKLKIDRIFINTLGFDEKDVPLVTAIISIAESLGMATVAEGIENEAALKKITEMGCDIGQGYYWSKPVPAEQIERLIEAQSPTNQR, encoded by the coding sequence ATGCAGGTTATTAACTTATTCCCCTCCACAGTGAATATCACTGATCTACTCTCAATTCGCAGACAACGTGTTATTCAGATAAGCGTTGTAACCGGCTGTGGGCTATTTGCGTCACTACTTGCAGCGAGAGGGATAACCTTCGACATCTTTCTTGTGGGTATATTATCTTTATTACTTAGTGCAGTTCTCGCTTACAAGCGTTATGTGGCCACCAGCAGTTACCTTCTTCTAAGCGCCATGTCATCAATGTTGTTCGCGCTTTCAGCAACGGGAGCCGGCGTGTTTGATATAGCCATGCTTGGCTACCCTGGCGTAATTATTTTTGCGGCATTGTTAGGCGGCGTCGCGCTATTTGGCACAGTTCTCTCGCTGGTCCTGCTGCAATGTATCGGGCTTACTTGGCTAATTATGCACGGTGTAGTGGCCCCCCATCCTCCTGTACTCTCGTGGTCTCATCTGCTTTTCGTCATCGTTATCTTTGTTGTAACGGGCTTTAGCGTATTTGTTTTAGTTCAGGATATACGACGGCTAATGGCTTCGCTGCATCGGGAGTACACAAAAGTCGAGCAGAATAGAGCCCATATTCAACACCTTGCGCACCACGACCCACTAACCAATTTACCAAATAGGGTTATGGGGGAACGTTTGTTTAACGAAAAACTGCGCGAGAGCGAAGAAAGTGGTTTGCAGCTTGCGGTATTGTTTATCGATTTAGATAATTTTAAGCCCGTCAACGACGCATTAGGCCATGCCGCCGGAGACCGTTTTTTACAAAAAATATCTCAAACTATTACCGACAACCTGTCAGCGAACGAATGCCTTATTCGGTTTGGTGGTGACGAATTTATTGTTCTCGCGGCACAGATAAAGACGCGCTCTCAAATTGAAAATTTGTGTCAGAACTTAATTCAATGGTGTTCGTCGGAATTTGAAGTACTACAAACAAAAATCGTTGTATCGGGCTCTATAGGCGTAGCGCAAGCGCCTTACGATGGCGTCAAGTTTAAGCAGTTATGCCGAAAGGCCGATATCGCCATGTATGAGGCTAAACGCAATGGCAGAAATCGCTTTGAGTTTTACGATGTGCGTTTTGACGAAGAAAGTGATGAAAAGTTTTCGCTAATTCAACGATTGCGCCCTGCAGTTCAAGCAAATGCGTTAGCGGTGTATTACCAGCCCCTCATCGATTTAAAGACGGGTAACATATGTGCACTTGAAGCCTTGCTGCGCTGGCCTCAAGAAGATGGCTCTATGATCTTCCCCGATAGATTTATCCCGCTAGCTGAAAGCAGCGGTCTCATAGACACGCTAGGTGCATGGGTTTTAAACCAAGCCTGTATGTTTTGCGCTAAGCAACAACAAAATGGTAATAGCGAGTTATCCATTGCGGTGAATTTATCATTTGCACAGTTCAAAGACGGTAATCTGCCACAAATCGTAAAGGGTGCGTTAGAAACTTCCCAGCTAGCTCCAGAACATTTAGAGCTTGAGCTAACAGAATCTATTTTGGCCGACGACAATGGCAATGTTATTCAACAGCTTGAGCAAATAAAAAGCCTTGGCGTTACGTTCGCAATTGATGATTTTGGTACTGGGTATTCCAATCTTAATTACCTTCGTACATTCAGTGCCCAAAAATTAAAAATAGATCGTATTTTTATCAATACATTGGGCTTTGACGAAAAAGATGTGCCCTTAGTCACAGCAATAATAAGTATCGCTGAAAGTTTAGGTATGGCAACCGTGGCAGAGGGTATTGAGAATGAAGCTGCGCTAAAAAAGATTACTGAAATGGGCTGTGACATTGGTCAAGGATACTATTGGAGTAAGCCTGTACCAGCGGAACAAATTGAAAGGCTAATTGAAGCGCAATCCCCCACTAACCAGCGGTAA
- a CDS encoding nitroreductase, producing MNFAEFAASRKSVRGFTKQPVTKETVDAIINAAKWAPSSYNTQTWKIHAVTGDVLDRIREGNTKNTLEGKPHVRDFPYKEDYEGIHRQRQIDVAIQLFDVMGISREDKEKRMDWMMRGFRQFDAPVSLVLTYDRSLEPAGITQFGLGSLAYGIVLAAWDLGLGCVINGQGIMQSEVVHQCANIPDDEAIMICIALGYPDPDFPANDVRSTRADNEEFVTYHGF from the coding sequence ATGAATTTTGCGGAATTTGCAGCATCGAGAAAAAGTGTACGAGGGTTCACAAAACAGCCCGTTACAAAAGAAACGGTAGACGCAATTATCAACGCCGCAAAGTGGGCGCCGTCATCTTACAACACACAAACATGGAAAATTCATGCGGTAACTGGCGATGTCCTCGATAGAATTCGCGAAGGCAACACCAAAAATACGCTTGAAGGTAAGCCGCACGTTCGTGACTTTCCTTATAAGGAAGACTACGAAGGTATTCATCGTCAGCGCCAAATTGATGTGGCTATTCAATTGTTCGACGTGATGGGAATATCGCGTGAAGACAAAGAAAAGCGTATGGATTGGATGATGCGAGGCTTCAGGCAGTTTGATGCACCCGTTTCGCTGGTTCTCACATATGATAGGTCTCTAGAGCCCGCTGGAATAACCCAATTTGGCCTAGGGTCACTAGCGTATGGCATTGTTCTAGCAGCGTGGGATTTAGGGTTAGGTTGTGTGATAAACGGTCAGGGTATCATGCAGTCTGAAGTGGTACACCAGTGCGCTAACATTCCAGATGATGAAGCCATTATGATTTGTATTGCTTTAGGCTATCCCGACCCTGATTTTCCTGCTAATGACGTGCGCTCTACCCGCGCCGATAACGAAGAGTTTGTAACTTATCATGGCTTTTAA
- a CDS encoding DUF3369 domain-containing protein, with protein MSLFKKSKTEQSAPRLAPWKIAIIDDEEGIHEVTKLTLRKFTFEKRGVEFLSAHSGEEGLALFKAHPDIALAFVDVVMETDDAGLKLVDAIRNELNNHVSRLILRTGQPGQAPEEDVIRRYDINDYKAKTELSSLKLKSCVYTAIRSYRDIQTIEQGKRGMEDVLKSSSSVLASQSLAQFGTAVLKQTLTLLNLNNSVLYLSTQHTDLYGDTTMTVLGASGDLIGLCEPGISKQIPESIADEVNQVLLSKTHLQTKDRFIGYYPTGEDSHNILYVKLNEPLDALQRKTLEMFASNVAIIFQNLTQKEDIQQTQKELIMVLSDAIEMRSKETGGHVRRVILMTEFLSEKLHMSREFIDTIRYSAALHDVGKISIPETILHKPGKLDPEEWEIMKTHAQKGYDLLADSDRIVAKMGAIIAKTHHERWDGNGYPEGLSGDDIPIEGRIMAIVDVVDALLSKRCYKPAWSEEDVKAYLEENAGKQFDPLITHIMLEHFDRILEIRALEPDEDE; from the coding sequence ATGTCCCTATTTAAGAAATCAAAAACTGAACAATCCGCTCCGCGTCTAGCCCCTTGGAAAATAGCGATTATCGACGATGAAGAGGGAATACATGAAGTTACCAAGTTAACGCTGCGCAAATTTACTTTTGAAAAGCGTGGCGTAGAGTTTTTATCTGCCCACAGTGGAGAAGAAGGTTTAGCCCTCTTCAAAGCACACCCCGACATCGCGCTGGCGTTTGTAGATGTAGTGATGGAAACCGACGATGCTGGGTTAAAACTGGTAGACGCCATTCGAAACGAGCTTAATAACCATGTTAGCCGCCTTATATTACGAACTGGTCAGCCCGGCCAAGCCCCAGAAGAAGATGTTATCCGTCGGTACGATATTAATGATTACAAAGCAAAGACTGAGCTTTCTTCTTTAAAACTGAAATCCTGTGTTTACACCGCCATTCGCTCTTATCGTGATATCCAGACCATAGAGCAAGGTAAACGTGGAATGGAGGACGTGCTTAAATCCTCTTCATCTGTATTGGCCAGCCAGTCTTTGGCCCAATTTGGGACAGCGGTGCTTAAACAAACGCTGACCCTTTTAAATTTAAATAATTCAGTGCTCTACCTGTCTACCCAGCACACTGACCTCTATGGTGATACCACTATGACGGTGTTAGGGGCCAGTGGCGATTTAATTGGGCTGTGTGAGCCCGGCATCTCAAAGCAAATTCCAGAAAGCATTGCTGATGAAGTCAACCAAGTTCTGTTAAGCAAAACGCACCTTCAAACGAAAGACCGTTTTATTGGTTATTACCCTACAGGGGAAGACAGCCACAACATTTTGTATGTGAAGCTTAATGAACCGTTAGACGCCCTTCAACGCAAAACCTTGGAAATGTTTGCATCTAACGTGGCTATCATTTTTCAAAATCTCACACAAAAAGAAGATATCCAGCAAACCCAGAAAGAGCTAATCATGGTGCTTAGCGACGCCATTGAAATGCGAAGCAAAGAAACCGGCGGCCACGTTAGGCGGGTTATTTTAATGACTGAGTTTTTGTCAGAAAAACTCCACATGAGTAGAGAGTTTATTGACACCATTCGATACTCAGCGGCGCTTCACGACGTGGGTAAAATCAGTATTCCTGAAACCATTTTGCACAAGCCGGGCAAGCTTGACCCAGAAGAATGGGAGATTATGAAAACCCATGCGCAAAAAGGCTATGATTTGCTTGCCGACTCGGATCGCATTGTTGCAAAAATGGGGGCCATCATTGCCAAGACTCACCACGAACGATGGGACGGCAATGGCTATCCCGAAGGTTTATCGGGCGATGATATTCCCATTGAGGGCCGAATTATGGCCATTGTTGATGTGGTTGACGCCCTACTATCTAAGCGCTGTTACAAGCCCGCCTGGAGCGAGGAAGACGTAAAAGCTTACCTTGAGGAAAACGCAGGCAAACAGTTTGACCCACTAATTACCCATATCATGCTTGAACATTTCGACAGAATACTAGAAATACGCGCGCTAGAACCGGACGAAGATGAATGA
- a CDS encoding GAF domain-containing sensor histidine kinase produces the protein MKEALELILLRVSQSEDIDKGELNVASRLIINSVCEGLKITRAGIWLYDQLQTLVQCTLLIDKGNDLDSESLVLTRKDFPHYFEALDSGRTIAAHNALTDVATFEFADVYLGPLNISSMLDVPIRHRGKMIGIICCEHQGEARHWEADEMVFAASLADLYGRAVSANERADYEAQLLEANQTLEQKVKDRTAELEAAQEKLIESEKMAALGNLVAGIAHEVNTPLGIALTSVSNCKEELKDIYRDFENDELTEQGFKDFEAICSEGLTLAETSLVRAAHLVQDFKRTSADQTSLEIEEIALDEYIPRVCNPLKPMLRKEQIELSIDVTPKLVITTCPGIIAQLLTNLISNAQRHAFGPSVDNDINKVAVSCSQNDKGVVISVQDNGKGIPEELHTKVFEPFYTTARDKGGTGLGLNILYNLVRQKFNGEIDLISAPGEGTTLTVCIPVES, from the coding sequence ATGAAAGAAGCATTAGAGTTAATTTTACTACGTGTTAGCCAAAGCGAAGATATTGATAAAGGTGAATTGAATGTTGCGTCACGGCTTATTATCAACTCGGTCTGCGAAGGGTTGAAAATTACGCGAGCAGGTATTTGGCTATACGACCAACTGCAAACACTTGTTCAGTGTACCTTATTAATCGATAAAGGGAACGACCTAGATAGCGAAAGCTTGGTGCTCACCCGTAAAGATTTCCCACACTATTTCGAAGCCCTAGATTCAGGGAGAACCATAGCCGCTCACAACGCGCTAACAGATGTTGCCACGTTTGAGTTTGCTGACGTCTACCTCGGCCCTTTAAATATTAGCTCAATGCTTGATGTTCCTATTCGACACAGAGGTAAAATGATAGGAATAATTTGCTGTGAGCATCAAGGTGAAGCGCGACACTGGGAGGCTGATGAGATGGTATTTGCCGCCTCTTTGGCCGACTTATATGGCCGCGCGGTAAGCGCTAATGAACGCGCTGATTATGAAGCGCAACTACTCGAAGCGAATCAAACGTTAGAACAAAAAGTAAAAGATCGCACAGCAGAGCTCGAGGCCGCCCAAGAAAAACTTATCGAGTCAGAAAAAATGGCCGCCTTAGGTAACCTTGTAGCTGGCATCGCTCACGAAGTTAACACACCTTTAGGTATCGCACTCACCTCTGTCAGTAACTGCAAAGAAGAGCTAAAAGACATTTATCGAGACTTTGAAAATGATGAATTGACTGAACAAGGCTTTAAAGATTTTGAAGCAATATGCTCTGAAGGATTAACTCTAGCGGAAACAAGCCTGGTGCGGGCCGCGCACTTAGTTCAAGACTTTAAGCGAACCTCTGCCGATCAAACCTCGCTGGAAATTGAGGAAATTGCGCTGGATGAATATATTCCACGGGTTTGTAATCCATTAAAACCCATGCTTCGCAAGGAGCAAATCGAGCTTTCTATAGACGTCACGCCCAAATTAGTAATTACCACTTGTCCGGGCATTATTGCCCAGCTATTAACGAACTTAATATCGAACGCGCAGCGTCACGCCTTTGGTCCGTCAGTAGACAACGATATAAACAAAGTTGCTGTAAGCTGTAGCCAAAATGACAAAGGTGTTGTAATAAGCGTTCAAGACAATGGAAAAGGCATTCCTGAAGAGCTTCATACAAAAGTGTTCGAGCCGTTTTATACAACTGCACGCGATAAAGGTGGCACGGGTTTAGGCTTGAATATTTTATACAATCTTGTTCGACAGAAGTTTAACGGAGAAATTGACTTAATCTCAGCCCCAGGGGAAGGAACTACGTTGACGGTTTGTATACCTGTTGAAAGTTAG
- a CDS encoding alpha/beta fold hydrolase, with protein sequence MKQRKQYREHWVVALQNADVPVRLTAGMIDPISGAHMMARYKALIPNADVVEVTDIGHYPQIESAELVLESIFGFIED encoded by the coding sequence ATGAAACAAAGAAAACAATACCGAGAGCATTGGGTAGTTGCACTTCAAAATGCCGACGTTCCGGTTCGACTAACTGCTGGCATGATAGATCCTATTTCTGGCGCACACATGATGGCCAGATACAAAGCACTTATTCCAAACGCTGACGTGGTTGAGGTTACTGATATTGGGCATTACCCGCAGATTGAAAGTGCTGAGTTGGTTTTAGAATCAATTTTTGGATTTATTGAAGATTAG
- a CDS encoding tyrosine-type recombinase/integrase, with the protein MATIRQLKSGNWNVQIREQGKRISKTFPTQQEAERFALMGSNELSFHEVCDKYLEHMGDSVRYRVRCLKKNFKSPPTLAEIEAFKRQRLKEVKSSTARLDLQMLSRIVKFGIKHFELDWPFPFNDFKYPPECQPRDRVVTQKELKLLLEDLPPLVASAAELSYETAMRRGEIVKIQKQHIEFHQNRLYVPEAKNGYSRYVPLNAKATQILKDRLVSCNNHQILYNVTAESLSKAFRRACKRLEITGLSFHSMRHSAITKYAQRGLSVNQLKVISGHRSTEMLERYTHLGVKDVVSLMD; encoded by the coding sequence GTGGCAACTATCCGTCAATTAAAATCAGGCAACTGGAACGTACAGATTCGTGAGCAAGGTAAGCGAATCTCTAAGACTTTTCCAACTCAACAAGAAGCAGAACGTTTCGCCTTAATGGGCTCAAATGAATTGTCTTTTCACGAGGTCTGCGACAAATATCTTGAGCACATGGGCGATTCTGTGCGTTACCGTGTGCGATGCTTGAAGAAAAACTTTAAGTCGCCTCCTACCCTAGCAGAAATCGAAGCATTTAAGCGTCAGAGACTCAAAGAAGTAAAGAGCAGTACCGCGAGATTAGACTTACAGATGCTGTCTCGCATCGTTAAGTTTGGCATTAAACACTTCGAGTTAGATTGGCCATTTCCTTTCAACGACTTCAAATATCCTCCTGAATGCCAACCACGAGACAGAGTAGTAACACAGAAAGAGTTAAAGCTATTGCTTGAAGATTTACCTCCATTAGTTGCATCTGCTGCTGAACTCTCTTACGAGACTGCTATGCGTAGAGGAGAAATTGTAAAGATACAAAAGCAACATATAGAGTTTCACCAAAACAGACTTTATGTTCCTGAAGCCAAGAATGGCTATTCACGCTACGTTCCGTTAAACGCAAAGGCAACTCAGATTTTAAAAGACAGGCTTGTGTCATGTAATAATCATCAAATCCTCTACAACGTTACAGCAGAAAGTCTCTCGAAGGCTTTTAGACGAGCATGTAAACGCCTAGAAATAACCGGACTATCGTTTCATTCAATGAGGCATTCAGCTATCACTAAGTACGCTCAAAGAGGCCTTTCGGTTAACCAATTAAAAGTTATTTCAGGGCACCGTTCAACTGAGATGCTGGAGCGATACACACACCTTGGGGTTAAGGACGTGGTTTCTCTGATGGACTGA
- a CDS encoding AbiJ-NTD4 domain-containing protein, whose protein sequence is MKFSQRIGITPVETALQTDGMTPELRNTLWNILDLHVWSSVGFMRSNSGHPKIMSLGKVLWFAYFKMPIDNMPNNPHATLAYIRKQFFGCLWYQVYDMLEFLFSALKTLVSERINNELVSNLNTVLEKELSGFRVINLKFVQVTDEVELESLRYALSESPFKGVEVHMKSALEHLSRRGNPDYRNSIKESISAVESIAKEITDNPKATLGAALSKLERDQKLHPALKQGFSNIYGYTNDEGGIRHAMLEEPNLTASDAKFFLVSCASFINYLKSKVIQGTNVD, encoded by the coding sequence ATGAAATTTAGTCAGCGAATAGGTATTACCCCAGTTGAGACAGCACTTCAAACTGATGGTATGACACCAGAACTCAGAAATACGCTGTGGAATATACTCGATTTACATGTCTGGTCATCTGTCGGATTTATGCGCTCAAATAGTGGACATCCAAAAATTATGAGTTTGGGGAAGGTGCTATGGTTTGCCTACTTCAAAATGCCCATAGACAATATGCCGAACAACCCGCACGCAACTCTCGCTTATATCAGAAAGCAGTTCTTTGGCTGCCTGTGGTACCAAGTATATGACATGCTGGAGTTTTTATTCAGTGCGCTCAAGACACTAGTCTCTGAAAGGATAAATAATGAGCTGGTGAGTAATTTGAATACAGTGCTCGAAAAAGAACTTTCAGGGTTTCGAGTCATAAATTTAAAATTTGTGCAAGTCACTGATGAAGTAGAGTTGGAGTCCTTGCGGTATGCATTATCGGAGAGTCCGTTCAAAGGCGTTGAAGTTCACATGAAAAGCGCACTAGAGCATTTGTCTAGAAGAGGGAACCCTGATTATCGCAATTCTATTAAAGAATCAATTTCAGCCGTAGAGAGCATTGCAAAAGAAATTACAGATAATCCTAAAGCAACATTAGGTGCTGCCCTCAGTAAATTAGAGCGCGACCAAAAATTGCATCCAGCTTTAAAACAAGGATTTTCAAATATATACGGTTACACTAATGATGAGGGTGGAATTAGGCATGCCATGCTAGAGGAGCCCAACTTGACCGCTTCAGACGCCAAGTTCTTTCTTGTCTCCTGCGCCTCTTTCATTAACTATCTCAAGTCAAAGGTAATACAAGGTACAAACGTCGATTAA
- a CDS encoding recombinase family protein, whose translation MTGQLIGYARVSTTGQKLDVQLDALKAKGCAKIYQEKRSGKTADRPELEKMLDYVREGEAIVVTKLDRLGRSVADLANISKLLDDKGVGLIVIDQGIDTTTPHGKLMFHMIAAVAEFELSLRYERQMEGIAKAQEKGVKFGRKKSVDRERVHQLREEGLSMAKIAEELSCSKGAVHKIINEFIKQNNKPSKFEL comes from the coding sequence ATGACAGGTCAACTTATCGGTTACGCACGAGTATCAACCACGGGTCAGAAGCTAGACGTACAGCTAGACGCATTGAAGGCGAAAGGCTGCGCTAAGATTTACCAAGAGAAGCGCTCAGGTAAGACAGCAGACCGCCCAGAGCTAGAGAAGATGCTTGATTACGTGCGTGAAGGTGAAGCCATTGTTGTGACCAAGTTAGACCGTTTAGGTCGTTCTGTGGCTGACCTAGCGAACATCTCGAAGTTACTCGATGATAAAGGCGTAGGTCTCATTGTGATTGACCAAGGCATCGACACGACAACGCCACACGGTAAGCTAATGTTCCACATGATTGCTGCTGTAGCTGAGTTCGAGTTGTCTCTACGTTACGAAAGACAGATGGAAGGTATTGCTAAGGCGCAAGAGAAAGGCGTTAAGTTCGGGCGTAAGAAGTCTGTAGACCGTGAGAGAGTCCACCAGCTACGAGAGGAAGGCTTGAGCATGGCTAAGATTGCTGAAGAATTAAGCTGTAGTAAGGGAGCGGTGCATAAGATAATCAATGAGTTCATTAAGCAAAATAATAAACCGAGTAAATTCGAATTATAA